From the Megalops cyprinoides isolate fMegCyp1 chromosome 21, fMegCyp1.pri, whole genome shotgun sequence genome, one window contains:
- the LOC118768840 gene encoding E3 ubiquitin-protein ligase RNF19A-like yields MSLRKQPQMGSERDLHSAASSISLPSVKKAPKKRRLSLRSLFRRRREPKRKSRDLGSGGGVDGIASIESIHSEMCSDRGGASASGSASSGPSCPAPAPGSASSSSSCSASSRAGAELLECPLCLLRHSRERFPDIMTCHHRSCADCLRQYLRIEISESRVNISCPECSERFNPHDIRMILGDRALMEKYEEFMLRRWLVADPDCRWCPAPDCGYAVIAFGCASCPKITCGREGCGTEFCYHCKQLWHPNQTCDAARQQRAQSLRLRTIRSSSLSFSQESGATADDIKPCPRCAAYIIKMNDGSCNHMTCAVCGCEFCWLCMKEISDLHYLSPSGCTFWGKKPWSRKKKILWQLGTLVGAPVGIALIAGIAVPAMIIGIPVYVGRKIYNRYEGKDISKHKRNLVIAGGVTLSVIVSPVVAAVTVGIGVPIMLAYVYGVVPISLCRSGGCGVSAGNGKGVRIEFDEENDMNPGSGAAATDTTSVAETRNNPSIGEGSVGGLTGSLSASGSHMDRIGAMRDNLSDNASTTALAGASITGSLCGSATVNCYNRLEVQADIQKERCSLSGESGTVSLGTISDNASTKAMAGSILNSYMPLDRDGNSMEVQVDIESKPGKLRHHSGGSSVDDGRGGGGAGGGPCCPPEAARCSSARWAREGSQGKRGKGKQRKKGGGRAGEGREDADARLLERRSTASSGPDSPSPSLSDSVASVADSHCSHLSELSGSDPESAKAPPPSSSSSSSASCGHARLAAVSPLPEVENDRLENCPSLPPLSPAGSAHCPETTPLRYIAEESVSLICPSELDSSAGPLLKETNNNGPRSPSPVKNACIQTEI; encoded by the exons ATGAGCCTGAGGAAGCAGCCGCAGATGGGCTCGGAGCGCGACCTGCACTCGGCCGCCTCCTCCATCAGCCTGCCCTCGGTCAAGAAGGCGCCCAAGAAGCGGCGGCTCTCCCTGCGCTCGCTCTTCCGCCGCCGCCGCGAGCCCAAGCGCAAGTCGCGCGACCTGGGCAGCGGCGGGGGCGTGGACGGCATCGCCAGCATCGAGAGCATCCACTCGGAGATGTGCAGCGACCGGGGCGGGGCCTCCGCCTCGGGCTCCGCCTCCTCCGGCccctcctgccccgcccccgcgcccggctccgcctcctcctcgtcctcgtgctccgcctcctcccgGGCGGGGGCGGAGCTGCTGGAGTGCCCGCTGTGCCTTCTGCGCCACTCGCGGGAGCGCTTCCCCGACATCATGACCTGCCACCACCGCTCCTGCGCCGACTGCCTGCGGCAGTACCTGCGCATCGAGATCTCCGAGAGCCGCGTCAACATCAGCTGCCCCGAGTGCTCGGAGCGCTTCAACCCGCACGACATCCGCATGATCCTGGGCGACCGCGCCCTCATGGAGAAGTATGAGGAGTTCATGCTGCGCCGCTGGCTGGTGGCCGACCCCGACTGCCGCTGGTGCCCCGCCCCCGACTGCGG GTACGCAGTCATCGCCTTCGGGTGCGCCAGCTGTCCCAAGATCACCTGCGGCCGGGAGGGGTGTGGCACGGAGTTCTGCTACCACTGCAAGCAGCTGTGGCACCCCAACCAGACGTGCGACGCTGCCCGGCAACAGAGGGCCCAGAGCCTCCGCCTGAGGACCATccgctcctcctctctgagctTCAGCCAGGAGAGCGGGgctacag CTGACGACATCAAGCCGTGCCCGCGCTGCGCTGCCTACATCATCAAGATGAACGACGGCAGCTGCAACCACATGACCTGCGCCGTGTGCGGCTGCGAGTTCTGCTGGCTCTGCATGAAGGAGATCTCCGACCTGCACTACCTGAG CCCGTCCGGGTGCACCTTCTGGGGGAAGAAGCCCTGGAGCCGCAAGAAGAAGATTCTGTGGCAGCTGGGCACGCTGGTGGGCGCCCCCGTGGGCATCGCGCTGATCGCCGGCATCGCCGTCCCCGCCATGATCATCGGCATCCCCGTCTACGTGGGGAGGAAG ATTTATAATCGCTATGAAGGAAAGGACATCTCTAAGCACAAGAGGAACCTGGTGATCGCGGGCGGGGTCACTCTGTCTGTGATAGTCTCTCCCGTGGTGGCGGCGGTAACAGTCG gAATCGGGGTGCCCATCATGTTGGCGTACGTGTACGGGGTGGTGCCCATCTCCCTGTGCCGCAGCGGGGGCTGCGGCGTGTCGGCGGGCAACGGCAAGGGCGTGCGCATCGAGTTCGACGAGGAGAACGACATGAACCCCGGGAGCGGGGCGGCAGCCACCG ACACCACGTCGGTGGCGGAGACGCGGAACAACCCGAGCATCGGCGAGGGCAGCGTGGGCGGGCTGACGGGCAGCCTGAGTGCCAGCGGCAGCCACATGGACCGCATCGGCGCCATGCGCGACAACCTGAGCGACAACGCCAGCACCACGGCGCTCGCCGGCGCCAGCATCACCGGCAGCCTGTGCGGCAGCGCCACCGTCAACTGCTACAACAG GCTGGAGGTGCAGGCGGACATCCAGAAGGAGCGGTGCAGCCTGAGCGGGGAGTCAGGCACCGTCAGCCTGGGGACAATCAGCGACAACGCAAGCACCAAAGCAATGGCAGGGTCCATCCTCAACTCCTACATGCCCCTGGACAG ggacGGGAACAGCATGGAGGTGCAGGTGGACATCGAGTCGAAGCCCGGCAAGCTGCGGCACCACAGCGGGGGGAGCAGCGTGGACGacgggcggggcgggggcggggcggggggtgggCCGTGCTGCCCCCCGGAGGCCGCCCGCTGCAGCTCTGCCCGCTGGGCCCGGGAGGGCTCCCAGGGCAAGAGGGGCAAAGGCAAGCAGCGCAAGAAGGGCGGCGGGCGGGCGGGCGAGGGGCGGGAGGACGCCGACGCCCGGCTGCTGGAGCGCCGCAGCACCGCCTCCAGCGGGCCCGACTCTCCCTCGCCCTCGCTCAGCGACAGCGTGGCCTCGGTGGCCGACTCGCACTGCAGCCACCTGTCCGAGCTCAGCGGCTCCGACCCCGAGAGCGCCaaggccccgcccccctcctcctcctcgtcctcctccgcctcctgcGGCCACGCCCGCCTCGCCGCCGTCAGCCCCCTGCCCGAGGTGGAGAACGACCGGCTGGAGAactgcccctctctgcccccgCTCTCCCCCGCCGGCTCCGCCCACTGCCCGGAGACCACGCCCCTCCGCTACATCGCCGAGGAGAGCGTCAGCCTGATCTGCCCCTCCGAGCTGGACTCCAGCGCCGGGCCCCTACTAAAGGAGACCAACAACAACGGGCCACGGTCGCCCAGCCCTGTAAAGAACGCTTGCATCCAGACAGAAATCTAG